The following are encoded together in the Juglans microcarpa x Juglans regia isolate MS1-56 chromosome 2D, Jm3101_v1.0, whole genome shotgun sequence genome:
- the LOC121248387 gene encoding uncharacterized protein LOC121248387, protein MRGVCSAGYAWIWGFLGLRATLLLPVVPCATTIVCVHQVTCGLRMRGVCSGNAWIWGFLCLRFDLKSSAAKEDHMVILKSSRACLVNINTVIPCISNDLHFYLQIYRGA, encoded by the exons ATGAGAGGAGTATGCTCGGCCGGCTATGCATGGATTTGGGGATTTTTGGGCTTACGGGCTACTCTGTTATTGCCAGTGGTTCCTTGCGCCACCACCATCGTCTGCGTTCACCAAGTCACCTGCG GGCTTAGAATGAGAGGAGTATGCTCAGGCAATGCATGGATTTGGGGATTTTTGTGCTTACGGTTTGATCTGAAATCATCAGCAGCAAAGGAAGACCATATG GTGATTTTGAAATCATCAAGAGCATGCCTAGTGAACATTAATACAGTCATTCCTTGCATATCCAATGATTtgcattttt ATCTTCAGATATACAGGGGAGCATGA